From the genome of Mycobacterium dioxanotrophicus, one region includes:
- a CDS encoding APC family permease, producing the protein MTSNPGYHVNAPATPSPDLERKIGPLQATAINMTQMCGIGPFVTIPAMVATMGGPQAMFGWLIGAVLAVADGLIWAELGAAMPGAGGTYIYLREAFQYRTGRLMPFLFVWSAVLFIPLIMSTGVIGLVQYLGYLLPGVVADGGLTVLGHVIGAVITLLVGAALFRRIGEIGKLTTGLFVVMLLAVLATIVAAFSHFDHTQAFAFTPGAFQSGGAFWAGLGAGLIIAIYDYLGYNTSAYLGGEVVDPGRTIPRSIIISILGIAGLYLLMQIGVLGAIPLEELKSATSVASTVLENSWGATAAQVVTALIVIAAVGSVYAGLLGGSRVPFEAARDHVFLPVFGRVHPKLRLPTAGVVTMTAITLVGTLFSLTVVINAAVATLVIVQSLAQVAAIVVLRRRQPHLKRPYRQWLYPVPTLVALVGWVYIYVSSTWQSIGLSIGWMILGAIGFLVYARTEKTWPFGPKPIHEGFASAAEKRTQ; encoded by the coding sequence ATGACTTCGAATCCCGGTTATCACGTGAACGCTCCGGCCACGCCCTCGCCCGATCTGGAACGCAAGATCGGCCCGCTGCAGGCGACCGCGATCAACATGACCCAGATGTGCGGCATCGGGCCGTTTGTCACCATCCCGGCGATGGTGGCGACCATGGGCGGCCCGCAAGCGATGTTCGGATGGCTGATCGGCGCCGTGCTCGCCGTGGCAGACGGATTGATCTGGGCCGAGTTGGGCGCAGCGATGCCGGGAGCCGGCGGAACGTACATCTATCTGCGCGAGGCCTTTCAATACCGGACGGGCCGGCTCATGCCGTTCCTGTTCGTCTGGAGCGCTGTGCTGTTCATCCCGTTGATCATGTCGACCGGGGTGATCGGGCTTGTCCAATACCTCGGCTACCTGCTTCCTGGAGTTGTCGCCGACGGCGGCCTCACCGTGCTCGGCCACGTCATCGGTGCGGTCATCACGCTGCTCGTCGGTGCTGCGCTGTTCCGACGGATCGGAGAGATCGGGAAGCTCACCACAGGACTGTTCGTCGTCATGCTCCTGGCGGTGCTCGCCACGATCGTCGCGGCATTCAGTCATTTCGACCACACGCAGGCATTCGCGTTCACGCCGGGGGCATTTCAGTCCGGCGGCGCGTTCTGGGCCGGACTCGGTGCGGGGCTGATCATCGCGATCTACGACTACCTCGGATACAACACGAGTGCATATCTCGGCGGTGAGGTCGTCGACCCCGGCCGGACGATTCCGCGATCGATCATCATCTCGATCCTGGGCATCGCGGGTCTGTACCTGCTGATGCAGATCGGTGTGCTCGGAGCGATTCCGCTCGAGGAATTGAAGAGCGCGACGTCTGTGGCATCGACTGTGCTGGAGAACTCCTGGGGTGCGACCGCGGCGCAGGTGGTGACGGCACTGATCGTCATCGCGGCCGTCGGATCGGTGTATGCCGGGCTCCTCGGCGGATCCCGGGTGCCTTTCGAAGCGGCGCGCGACCACGTATTCCTGCCGGTCTTCGGGCGGGTGCATCCGAAGCTGCGGCTGCCGACCGCCGGCGTTGTGACCATGACGGCCATAACCCTTGTGGGGACGCTGTTCTCGCTCACCGTGGTCATCAACGCCGCTGTCGCGACGCTGGTCATCGTCCAGTCCCTGGCCCAGGTAGCCGCCATCGTCGTACTGCGGCGCAGGCAGCCCCACCTGAAGCGTCCCTACCGGCAGTGGCTCTACCCGGTGCCGACTCTGGTCGCCCTCGTCGGCTGGGTTTACATCTACGTATCGTCGACGTGGCAGTCGATCGGTTTGTCGATCGGCTGGATGATCCTGGGGGCCATTGGTTTTCTGGTCTACGCACGCACCGAGAAAACCTGGCCATTCGGCCCCAAGCCAATTCACGAGGGCTTCGCGTCCGCAGCTGAAAAGAGGACTCAATAG
- a CDS encoding GMC family oxidoreductase produces MSMSMADYLIVGGGTAGCIVASRLSEDPDVTVTVLEAGPSDKDEPRARDIRRWAQMLESEYDLDYRSVAQERGNSGIRQARMQILGGCSTANTMITWRPLAADLDEWAAMGVTGWDTASVHDAFDRILAPVEPVADKDRNPYVSDVVDSARRALGLPARRAWNSDPEFATTGVGAGFFEIGYTPASHLRSSTSVHYLHDAIADRANLVVEHGRHAERLIIEGGRAVGVLTRDADGNRREFRADREVIVCCGAIDSPKLLQLSGIGPADVLAAAGVTTVVESPGVGENLMDHAEGLIVWEAGADVPDTCATGWDAGAAVRLSEDSPARPEVLMHFPVEAVADHAVTYGVEMPERIVSIAPNVAKPSSRGRVWITSSDPAESPSIDYRYFTDPNGHDEAVLIAGIRLARRIAATEPMANWLVREVFPGPDAQSDEELSEALRATHQTVYHVSGTCRMGADDDPMAVCDSRLRVRGVDGLRVVDASVFPTIPSVNPVGTIMAVAEHASAMVLADRQPLTVERA; encoded by the coding sequence ATGAGCATGAGCATGGCCGATTACCTGATCGTCGGCGGCGGCACTGCCGGATGCATTGTGGCGTCGCGACTTTCGGAAGACCCTGACGTCACGGTCACAGTGCTCGAAGCGGGCCCCTCTGACAAGGACGAGCCCCGCGCCCGCGACATCCGGCGGTGGGCGCAGATGCTGGAAAGCGAATACGACCTCGACTACCGCAGTGTGGCCCAGGAGCGCGGTAACTCGGGCATCCGGCAGGCCAGGATGCAGATCCTCGGCGGCTGCTCGACGGCGAACACGATGATCACCTGGCGGCCACTGGCCGCCGATCTCGACGAATGGGCCGCGATGGGCGTCACAGGGTGGGATACCGCCTCGGTGCACGACGCGTTCGACCGGATCCTGGCGCCGGTCGAACCGGTCGCCGACAAGGACCGCAACCCGTACGTCAGCGATGTGGTGGACTCCGCCCGGCGGGCGCTCGGCCTGCCCGCCCGCCGGGCCTGGAACTCCGATCCCGAGTTCGCCACCACCGGTGTCGGAGCCGGATTCTTCGAGATCGGCTACACCCCGGCCAGTCACCTGCGCTCTTCCACCTCGGTGCACTACCTGCACGACGCCATCGCCGACCGCGCCAACCTCGTTGTCGAGCACGGCCGGCACGCCGAACGTCTGATCATCGAAGGCGGCAGGGCCGTCGGGGTCCTCACCCGTGACGCTGACGGCAACCGTCGTGAGTTCCGGGCCGACCGCGAAGTCATCGTGTGCTGCGGTGCCATCGATTCACCAAAGTTGCTGCAGCTGTCGGGAATCGGCCCCGCGGACGTACTCGCCGCTGCCGGTGTGACCACCGTGGTGGAGTCCCCGGGCGTCGGCGAGAACCTGATGGACCATGCCGAGGGCCTCATCGTCTGGGAGGCCGGCGCCGATGTCCCCGATACCTGCGCCACCGGGTGGGACGCCGGAGCCGCGGTGCGATTGTCGGAGGACAGCCCCGCGCGGCCCGAGGTGCTGATGCACTTCCCCGTCGAGGCTGTCGCCGACCATGCCGTCACGTACGGCGTCGAGATGCCCGAGCGCATCGTCTCGATCGCACCCAACGTCGCGAAACCCAGCAGCCGCGGGCGGGTGTGGATCACGTCATCCGATCCCGCAGAAAGCCCGTCGATCGACTACCGCTACTTCACCGATCCCAACGGTCACGACGAGGCAGTCCTGATCGCCGGGATCCGATTGGCCCGTCGCATCGCAGCGACCGAGCCGATGGCCAACTGGCTTGTCCGCGAGGTCTTTCCCGGCCCGGACGCCCAGTCGGACGAAGAGCTGTCCGAAGCGCTGCGCGCGACGCACCAGACGGTGTACCACGTGTCAGGCACCTGCCGCATGGGCGCCGACGACGATCCGATGGCGGTGTGTGATTCCCGGCTGCGGGTGCGCGGCGTGGACGGACTGCGTGTCGTCGACGCATCAGTGTTCCCCACCATCCCGTCGGTCAACCCGGTGGGCACCATCATGGCGGTGGCCGAGCACGCCAGCGCCATGGTGCTCGCCGACCGGCAGCCGCTCACCGTAGAGCGGGCGTGA
- a CDS encoding ROK family transcriptional regulator encodes MTSNSGREIGTPAHMRALNQRLILSRLSEHGEASRPQLAAATGLSKPTVGQALADLEAQGLVRPAGMGPSKPGRAPVVYEIVSDAGHVVGIDIGRQQIRVAVADLAGRIVARIDEPNRCRSGSALLRTVLTCAERCVAKAGLAAEDVVVTVVGTPGVPDLEDGTVRRAPNLPGWERRGLLHELIAGLDQSGSIVMVENDANLCAAGEHAAGAAVGVDTFACLTVGTGLGMGFVLDGQIYRGTRGAAGEISDLAFKVSGTPGPASAEAAVAGQAVVAAAHDAGLTDVRSAKAVFELARSGDPVALEVVAQETIRLAFVVSAIIAILDPSLIILAGGIGSNADLLAAPIRTALAATTPVIPEIVAGQLGEDAVLTGAIATGLATAQELVFDTRTTNATNQ; translated from the coding sequence GTGACGAGCAACAGCGGACGTGAGATAGGCACACCCGCACACATGCGGGCACTGAATCAGCGTCTGATTCTCAGCCGCCTCAGTGAGCACGGCGAGGCGAGCCGGCCGCAGTTGGCCGCCGCCACCGGACTGTCGAAGCCGACCGTGGGACAGGCATTGGCGGACCTTGAGGCGCAGGGCCTCGTGCGGCCGGCCGGGATGGGCCCGTCGAAACCCGGACGTGCGCCCGTGGTGTACGAAATCGTCTCGGATGCAGGACATGTCGTCGGTATCGATATCGGCAGACAGCAGATTCGGGTCGCTGTCGCAGATCTGGCGGGACGCATCGTGGCGCGCATCGACGAACCCAACAGGTGCCGTTCGGGCTCAGCGCTGCTGCGCACAGTGCTCACCTGCGCCGAGCGTTGTGTCGCGAAAGCCGGCCTTGCCGCCGAGGATGTCGTCGTCACCGTCGTCGGCACCCCAGGCGTACCGGACCTGGAAGACGGAACGGTGCGTCGCGCTCCGAATCTCCCGGGCTGGGAGCGACGGGGCCTGCTGCACGAGCTCATCGCCGGCCTGGATCAGAGCGGTTCGATCGTGATGGTCGAGAACGACGCCAATCTCTGCGCGGCAGGCGAGCATGCGGCAGGTGCTGCCGTCGGGGTGGACACGTTCGCCTGCCTGACCGTCGGCACCGGCCTGGGCATGGGGTTCGTGCTGGACGGGCAGATCTACCGCGGCACCCGCGGTGCGGCCGGTGAGATCTCGGATCTGGCGTTCAAGGTGAGCGGTACGCCGGGACCGGCATCGGCGGAGGCCGCCGTGGCGGGGCAGGCCGTGGTGGCGGCCGCCCACGACGCCGGTCTGACCGACGTCCGAAGTGCCAAGGCCGTCTTCGAGCTGGCTCGCTCAGGCGACCCGGTGGCCCTCGAAGTGGTTGCGCAAGAGACGATTCGGCTGGCTTTCGTGGTGTCGGCGATCATCGCGATCCTGGATCCGTCGCTGATCATCCTGGCCGGCGGCATCGGCAGCAACGCGGACCTGCTCGCGGCACCCATCCGCACGGCGCTGGCCGCCACCACTCCGGTGATCCCCGAGATCGTCGCCGGTCAGCTGGGCGAGGATGCGGTGTTGACGGGAGCGATCGCCACCGGCCTCGCCACCGCGCAGGAGTTGGTCTTCGACACGCGCACGACCAACGCGACCAATCAGTAG
- a CDS encoding HNH endonuclease signature motif containing protein gives MPSGAISFDADAVSPAQRLEVLIDELSELCGQRNAIDGRIVDIVAELERDELCGATGARSITALVAWKTGVTPNNADTIVAVARRAEQFPLCTQALREGRLSLDQVGVIADRAADGSDAHFAELAAVATVAQLRTAIKLEPKPEPQPDPDAPTEPEPVAPEPKRSFTKIEHDDYTTYQITLPRLEAAKLDAGMRSHQEALIAAWKRDDDEGDQVSEQAPPFPNAVDAFMSLVEAGWDADVERRPHGQHTTVVVHVDLDKDGEKPVAALHLGPVLTDDERRYLTCDATCEMWFERHGQPIGAGRAARTVNRRLRRALEHRDRCCAVPGCGATRGLHAHHVRHWEDGGPTELDNMVLLCPYHHRLHHKGGITITGPAHQLRVTDATGRALHRGSLARPPTTPPPQVPPYRGPTGERADWWWYTPFQPQPPPSPN, from the coding sequence ATGCCATCGGGCGCAATATCTTTCGACGCTGACGCGGTCAGTCCCGCGCAGCGGTTGGAGGTGTTGATCGACGAATTGTCGGAGTTGTGCGGGCAACGCAACGCCATCGACGGACGCATCGTCGACATCGTCGCCGAACTGGAGCGCGACGAATTGTGTGGCGCCACCGGGGCCCGCTCCATCACGGCGTTGGTGGCCTGGAAAACCGGTGTCACCCCGAACAACGCCGACACGATCGTGGCGGTGGCACGCCGCGCCGAGCAATTCCCCCTCTGCACCCAAGCCCTGCGGGAGGGCCGGTTGTCACTCGATCAGGTCGGGGTGATCGCCGACCGCGCCGCCGACGGCTCCGATGCGCACTTTGCCGAGCTGGCGGCGGTGGCCACCGTGGCCCAATTACGCACCGCGATCAAACTCGAACCCAAGCCCGAACCCCAACCCGATCCCGACGCGCCCACTGAGCCGGAGCCGGTGGCGCCGGAGCCGAAACGCTCGTTCACCAAAATCGAGCACGACGACTACACGACCTACCAGATCACCCTGCCCCGGCTGGAGGCAGCGAAACTCGATGCCGGGATGCGGTCGCATCAGGAGGCGCTGATCGCGGCGTGGAAACGCGACGACGACGAAGGGGACCAGGTATCGGAACAGGCACCACCCTTCCCGAATGCTGTCGATGCGTTCATGAGCCTCGTGGAGGCCGGCTGGGACGCGGACGTGGAGCGCCGCCCGCACGGGCAGCACACCACCGTCGTCGTCCACGTCGATCTCGACAAAGATGGCGAGAAACCCGTCGCCGCCCTGCATCTGGGCCCCGTGCTCACCGACGACGAACGGCGTTACCTGACCTGTGACGCCACCTGCGAAATGTGGTTCGAACGCCACGGGCAACCCATCGGCGCGGGACGTGCCGCCCGCACCGTCAACCGCCGGCTGCGCCGCGCGTTGGAGCACCGCGACCGGTGCTGCGCCGTCCCCGGCTGCGGAGCCACCCGCGGCCTACATGCGCACCACGTGCGGCATTGGGAGGACGGCGGCCCCACCGAGCTGGACAACATGGTCTTGCTGTGTCCCTACCACCACCGGTTGCACCACAAGGGCGGCATCACCATCACCGGCCCCGCCCACCAGCTCAGGGTCACCGACGCCACCGGCCGCGCACTGCACCGGGGTTCGCTGGCCCGGCCACCGACCACACCCCCACCCCAGGTGCCGCCCTATCGCGGGCCGACCGGCGAACGCGCCGACTGGTGGTGGTACACCCCCTTCCAACCCCAACCACCACCATCGCCCAATTAA
- a CDS encoding DUF732 domain-containing protein, with protein sequence MNCPFCGAEVDRSGTCDRCGRVQESTSPTGWRPDPTARHEGRYYAAGHPTNRVRDGRAQSSDPDGGRMLPDYVELPASRSSIRSTWLGTGAATVILVMVAVVAWVLLMAARRPPPPPETGYLSALKEAGLTNQFNSDANAVAHGHQVCRQLEDGGPQQGVPADKIAVDSFCPQFTQGFHTLDSATVSGIFVVTDSAGVDAIASDGATCQGANGYSDVGRDTQVIVKNGKGEILATTALGQGKGNSANCTFSFSFPVTEGQDRYVVSVGHRGEFSYSFGQLRTQGVQIHLGH encoded by the coding sequence ATGAACTGCCCGTTCTGCGGTGCTGAAGTCGACCGCAGCGGCACGTGCGATCGCTGCGGTCGAGTGCAGGAGTCCACGTCGCCGACAGGATGGCGGCCGGATCCCACGGCGCGCCACGAAGGCCGGTACTACGCCGCAGGTCACCCAACGAACCGCGTCCGCGACGGCCGGGCCCAATCGTCGGACCCCGATGGCGGCCGGATGCTGCCGGACTACGTCGAGTTGCCCGCCTCCCGGTCGAGCATCCGCTCGACGTGGCTGGGAACAGGGGCGGCGACCGTCATCCTCGTCATGGTCGCGGTGGTCGCCTGGGTGCTGTTGATGGCCGCCCGCCGCCCACCTCCCCCGCCGGAAACCGGGTACCTCTCGGCGCTGAAGGAAGCGGGTTTGACCAACCAGTTCAACTCCGATGCCAACGCCGTCGCGCACGGGCATCAAGTCTGCCGTCAGCTCGAAGACGGCGGACCGCAGCAAGGCGTGCCTGCCGACAAGATCGCCGTCGACTCGTTCTGCCCACAGTTCACCCAGGGCTTCCACACGCTTGACAGCGCAACGGTCTCAGGCATTTTCGTCGTGACCGACAGCGCGGGCGTAGATGCAATCGCGTCTGACGGCGCAACCTGTCAAGGCGCCAACGGGTACTCCGACGTCGGCCGAGACACGCAAGTAATCGTTAAGAACGGCAAGGGCGAGATCCTTGCCACGACCGCGCTGGGCCAGGGTAAGGGCAACAGCGCCAACTGCACCTTCTCGTTCAGTTTTCCCGTCACCGAAGGCCAAGACCGCTACGTCGTCTCGGTCGGGCACCGCGGCGAGTTCAGCTACAGCTTCGGCCAGTTGCGGACCCAAGGCGTCCAGATCCATCTGGGGCACTGA
- a CDS encoding TetR/AcrR family transcriptional regulator, producing MVGAVSRTVDVAAESSPWSPREAELLAITLRLLQEHGYDRLTVDAVAATARASKATVYRRWPSKGELVLAAFIEGIRQVAVPPETGSLHGDLLRVGQVICEQAHQHGTTIRAVLTEVSRDPALSDAMQHQFLDQRKAMLELILREAVARGEISESAISDELWDLMPGYLIYRSIIPNRPPTAETVQALVDNVMIPSLTRPVE from the coding sequence ATGGTGGGCGCTGTGTCCCGGACCGTCGACGTCGCCGCGGAATCCTCGCCATGGTCGCCGCGCGAAGCAGAGCTGCTCGCCATCACGCTGCGGCTGCTGCAGGAGCACGGCTACGACCGACTGACCGTGGACGCCGTGGCCGCGACTGCCCGCGCGAGCAAGGCCACGGTGTACCGACGCTGGCCCTCGAAGGGCGAATTGGTACTGGCCGCCTTCATCGAGGGCATCCGCCAGGTCGCCGTCCCGCCCGAAACCGGCTCGCTGCACGGAGATCTGCTGCGCGTGGGTCAGGTGATCTGCGAACAGGCCCACCAGCACGGCACCACCATCCGCGCGGTCCTCACCGAGGTGTCGCGCGACCCCGCCCTCAGCGACGCGATGCAGCACCAGTTCCTCGATCAGCGCAAAGCCATGCTTGAGCTGATCCTGCGAGAGGCCGTCGCGCGCGGCGAGATCAGCGAATCCGCGATCAGCGACGAACTGTGGGATCTGATGCCGGGCTACCTGATCTACCGGTCGATCATCCCGAACCGGCCGCCCACCGCGGAGACGGTGCAAGCACTGGTCGACAATGTCATGATCCCGAGCCTCACCCGTCCGGTCGAGTAA
- a CDS encoding amidohydrolase → MFADRIFTNAAVFQPAGAEPADTVAIQGDTIVAVGRGVDRDLIGTHTDITDLGGTSLLPGFVDAHAHPVAAGMAALRCDLSGLAHDRQAYLTAIAEYAARHPGESVIAGAGWYGDAFPDGFPTRHDIDAVVSDRPVILTSHDYHGAWVNTRALELAGITSATADPTGGRIIRDHTGEPTGVLLDRGGDAVNALIPEVTPQFMRQALLEAQRRLHSVGVTGWQDAAVGAEFFGLKDNFATYVDADEAGELTARVVGALWWEAEQGAEQLDGLCARRSLSGHSRFTASMVKVMQDGICENCTAAMLAPYRAVAGHDIPSGQSFIDPEDLHKVTALLAGERFGIHMHAVGDRAVRECLDALEHAIASHPQFNARHQIAHLDVVDPQDIPRFGQLGVIANIQALWARRDKEIVERKLPLLGPEREPWHFPFASIQRHGGTLAMGSDWPVTDPNPLWAIHTAVHRTGTHADPHAIGDGVFDTPLQAQEGISLRSAIDAYTAGSAYANSQDRAGRISEGMRADLVILDQDIFTAEDVGTLRAVETIVGGKTVYRG, encoded by the coding sequence ATGTTCGCCGACCGCATCTTCACGAACGCCGCCGTGTTCCAGCCTGCCGGCGCGGAACCGGCCGACACCGTGGCGATCCAGGGCGACACCATCGTCGCCGTGGGCCGCGGCGTCGACCGTGATCTGATCGGAACCCACACGGACATCACCGACCTGGGCGGAACAAGTCTTCTGCCGGGGTTCGTCGACGCTCATGCGCATCCGGTCGCCGCCGGCATGGCGGCGCTGCGGTGTGACCTGTCCGGTCTGGCACACGACCGTCAGGCCTACCTGACCGCGATCGCCGAGTACGCCGCACGCCATCCCGGCGAATCCGTGATCGCCGGGGCCGGCTGGTACGGCGACGCCTTTCCCGACGGGTTTCCCACCCGCCACGACATCGACGCCGTGGTCTCTGATCGGCCCGTCATCCTGACCAGCCACGACTATCACGGCGCGTGGGTCAATACGCGTGCGCTGGAGTTGGCCGGGATCACCTCGGCCACAGCGGATCCCACCGGAGGACGGATCATCAGGGACCACACGGGCGAACCGACCGGGGTGCTGTTGGACCGCGGCGGTGACGCCGTCAACGCGCTGATCCCCGAAGTGACGCCGCAGTTCATGCGTCAGGCACTGCTGGAGGCGCAACGCCGCCTGCACTCCGTAGGGGTGACGGGTTGGCAGGACGCTGCCGTGGGCGCCGAGTTCTTCGGCTTGAAGGACAATTTCGCGACCTATGTCGACGCCGACGAAGCAGGCGAGCTGACAGCCCGGGTGGTCGGCGCACTGTGGTGGGAGGCCGAGCAGGGTGCCGAACAGCTCGATGGCCTGTGTGCCAGGCGCAGTCTGTCGGGCCATTCCCGTTTCACCGCAAGCATGGTCAAAGTCATGCAGGACGGCATCTGCGAGAACTGCACGGCCGCCATGCTGGCGCCGTACCGTGCCGTGGCGGGTCACGACATCCCCAGCGGTCAGTCGTTCATCGATCCTGAGGACCTGCATAAGGTGACGGCGTTGCTGGCCGGCGAACGGTTCGGCATCCACATGCACGCTGTCGGCGACCGGGCCGTGCGGGAATGCCTCGACGCCCTCGAGCACGCCATCGCCAGTCACCCGCAGTTCAACGCCCGCCATCAGATCGCTCATCTGGATGTGGTTGACCCCCAGGATATTCCGCGGTTCGGCCAACTCGGCGTCATCGCCAACATCCAGGCCCTGTGGGCCCGCCGCGACAAGGAGATCGTCGAACGCAAGCTGCCGCTACTTGGCCCCGAGCGTGAACCGTGGCACTTCCCGTTCGCGTCAATCCAACGCCACGGCGGCACCCTGGCGATGGGCAGCGACTGGCCGGTGACGGACCCGAATCCGTTGTGGGCCATCCATACCGCGGTGCACCGCACCGGCACGCATGCCGATCCACACGCGATCGGCGACGGTGTCTTCGATACCCCTCTGCAAGCGCAGGAAGGCATCTCACTGCGGTCGGCGATCGATGCCTACACCGCGGGCTCCGCTTACGCCAACAGTCAGGATCGGGCCGGCCGCATCTCGGAAGGCATGCGGGCCGATCTCGTGATCCTCGACCAGGACATCTTCACCGCCGAGGACGTCGGGACTCTGCGCGCAGTCGAGACCATCGTTGGCGGAAAGACCGTCTACCGAGGTTAA
- a CDS encoding purine-cytosine permease family protein — MNDKAPVSAPVEQRTIEHVPVDERHGRARDLFTVWFGSNIMLLTIITGALATTVFGLPLWAGACAIILGNVIGGVVMALHAAQGPQMGVPQMLQTRAQFGSYGSLLVVVLVVFMYLGFFASNAVLGGQALAKVTGLPTNWSITIIGLISVVATIVGYRLIHRVTAFLSVVAGGALVVAFIWMVGVNGVPGGTWHTSGYSWAGFMATLSVAALWQIAYAPYVSDYTRYMPKDTGQRAAFWGTYAGCVLGSVLPMLLGVLVGAALPSDETLEGLSTLTRGVSTGVFAIFAIGITATNAMNLYCGALSTITVGQNLFPRWRPGAGSRAVTAIVLFVIAIIPALVSADDFLANYANFLALLLCVLIPWTAVNLVDYYLLRHGVYDIDSLFERDGGRYGKFNWIAIACYFIGIAVQIPFLSTTLFTGFTAKALGSVDISWIVGLAVICPLYYVLMRPKVAALAAQPAVA; from the coding sequence ATGAACGACAAAGCGCCGGTGTCCGCACCCGTGGAACAGCGGACCATCGAACACGTCCCGGTCGACGAACGCCACGGCCGCGCCCGTGACCTGTTCACCGTTTGGTTCGGTTCCAACATCATGTTGCTGACCATCATCACCGGCGCGCTGGCCACCACGGTGTTCGGCCTGCCGTTGTGGGCCGGCGCGTGCGCGATCATCCTGGGCAATGTCATCGGCGGTGTGGTGATGGCACTGCACGCCGCCCAGGGACCGCAGATGGGCGTGCCCCAGATGCTGCAGACCCGAGCCCAGTTCGGCTCGTACGGAAGCCTTCTCGTGGTGGTGCTGGTGGTCTTCATGTACCTGGGCTTCTTCGCGTCCAACGCGGTGCTCGGCGGCCAGGCGCTGGCCAAGGTCACCGGGCTGCCCACCAACTGGTCCATCACGATCATCGGGCTGATCAGCGTGGTGGCCACCATCGTGGGTTATCGGCTCATCCACCGAGTCACCGCGTTCCTGTCCGTGGTTGCCGGCGGGGCGCTGGTCGTGGCGTTCATCTGGATGGTCGGCGTCAACGGCGTGCCCGGTGGCACCTGGCACACCAGCGGATACAGCTGGGCCGGTTTCATGGCGACGCTGTCGGTGGCCGCACTGTGGCAGATCGCCTATGCGCCCTACGTTTCCGACTACACCCGGTACATGCCCAAGGACACCGGGCAGCGTGCCGCGTTCTGGGGAACCTACGCCGGTTGCGTGCTGGGCTCGGTGCTGCCCATGTTGCTCGGCGTGCTCGTCGGCGCTGCGTTGCCCTCCGACGAGACCCTCGAAGGACTCTCGACGCTGACGCGCGGCGTGAGCACAGGCGTGTTCGCGATCTTCGCCATCGGCATCACCGCGACGAACGCCATGAACCTCTACTGCGGCGCACTCTCGACGATCACGGTGGGGCAGAACCTGTTCCCGCGGTGGCGCCCCGGTGCAGGCAGCCGCGCCGTGACCGCGATCGTGTTGTTCGTCATCGCGATCATCCCCGCTCTGGTAAGCGCCGACGACTTCCTGGCCAACTACGCGAACTTCCTGGCGTTGCTGTTGTGCGTGCTGATCCCGTGGACCGCCGTCAATCTCGTCGACTACTACCTGCTGCGCCACGGCGTCTACGACATCGACTCGCTGTTCGAACGCGACGGCGGCCGGTACGGCAAGTTCAACTGGATCGCGATCGCGTGCTACTTCATCGGCATCGCGGTGCAGATCCCGTTCTTGTCGACGACGTTGTTCACCGGATTCACGGCCAAAGCTCTCGGTAGCGTGGATATCTCGTGGATCGTCGGGCTGGCCGTCATCTGCCCGCTCTACTACGTTTTGATGCGGCCGAAGGTGGCCGCCCTGGCCGCGCAGCCGGCGGTGGCCTGA
- a CDS encoding MmpS family transport accessory protein produces MRTLSIGSSVKRGWMLVVALGVIAIAAFSVYRLHGAFGGAHTGTPSDLSSEIVPFNPKHVVLEVFGPPGTVASINYLDVHAQPQLVVDAPLPWSYDTTTTDPAVFVNVQAQGDSDSIGCRITIDDAVKDERSVNTLNAYTYCLDKSG; encoded by the coding sequence GTGCGGACACTTTCGATTGGCAGCTCGGTCAAGCGGGGTTGGATGCTGGTGGTCGCACTCGGGGTCATCGCCATCGCTGCATTCTCCGTATACCGATTGCACGGCGCTTTCGGTGGTGCGCACACGGGAACCCCCAGCGACCTCTCGAGCGAGATCGTTCCGTTCAACCCCAAGCATGTGGTACTTGAGGTCTTCGGTCCGCCGGGAACCGTGGCGTCGATCAACTACCTGGACGTCCACGCCCAACCGCAGCTCGTCGTCGATGCCCCGCTGCCGTGGTCCTACGACACCACCACCACCGATCCCGCGGTGTTCGTCAACGTCCAGGCCCAGGGCGACAGCGATTCCATCGGCTGCCGGATCACCATCGACGACGCGGTCAAAGACGAGAGATCGGTCAACACCCTGAACGCCTACACCTACTGCCTGGACAAATCCGGATGA